Genomic segment of Euhalothece natronophila Z-M001:
TGATTATTTTCCTTTAAATATTCTTTCATTTCTTTGTACCTGTGATAACTGGCTCCATCCCAAATAATTAATAATCGACTTGTCGGATTTATTGCTCTTAATTTCTCTAAAAATGAAACTGTATTTTTCGCATTTCCTTGATCATATTCTTCCACTAAAAATTCTTTGGTTTGATAATTTAAGGCTCCATAGTAGGTAGCGCGAGCGCGCTCATTTGTCATGGGAATTTCTAACCTTTCTTCAGTCTCTCCCACCCATAT
This window contains:
- a CDS encoding transposase, translated to MSPFMGRCLWIWVGETEERLEIPMTNERARATYYGALNYQTKEFLVEEYDQGNAKNTVSFLEKLRAINPTSRLLIIWDGASYHRYKEMKEYLKENNQT